One genomic region from Stutzerimonas decontaminans encodes:
- a CDS encoding cytochrome c oxidase subunit 3, producing MSQQTTHEQYYVPDQSKWPIIATIALLVTFYGLGSWFNDLKAARDSSNGPLIFFVGALLIAYMMFGWFGAVVKESRAGLYSAQMDRSFRWGMSWFIFSEVMFFLAFFGALFYIRYWAGPWLAGEGDKGISNMLWPNFEYTWPLLNTPDPKLYPAPEGTISAWGLPLINTILLVSSSFTLTWAHHALRKNNRQHLKIGLALTVLLGAAFLVLQIEEYVHAYTELGLTLGSGIYGATFFMLTGFHGAHVTMGAIILTVMLVRILRGHFSPEQHFGFEAAAWYWHFVDVVWIALFVFVYVI from the coding sequence ATGAGCCAACAGACCACCCACGAGCAGTACTACGTCCCTGATCAAAGCAAATGGCCGATCATCGCCACCATCGCCCTGCTGGTCACCTTCTATGGCCTGGGCAGCTGGTTCAACGACCTCAAGGCCGCACGTGATTCGTCCAACGGACCGCTGATCTTCTTCGTCGGCGCGCTGCTGATCGCCTACATGATGTTCGGCTGGTTCGGTGCCGTGGTGAAGGAAAGCCGCGCCGGGCTGTACAGCGCACAGATGGACCGCTCGTTCCGCTGGGGCATGAGCTGGTTCATTTTCTCGGAGGTGATGTTCTTTCTCGCCTTCTTCGGCGCGCTGTTCTACATCCGCTACTGGGCTGGCCCCTGGCTCGCCGGCGAAGGCGACAAGGGCATCAGCAACATGCTCTGGCCCAACTTCGAATACACCTGGCCACTGCTCAACACCCCAGATCCCAAGCTCTATCCGGCACCGGAAGGCACCATCAGCGCCTGGGGCCTGCCGCTGATCAACACCATCCTGCTGGTCAGCTCCAGCTTCACCCTGACCTGGGCGCACCACGCGCTGCGCAAGAACAATCGCCAGCACCTGAAGATCGGCCTGGCGCTGACCGTGCTGCTCGGCGCCGCGTTCCTGGTCCTGCAGATCGAAGAATACGTACATGCCTACACCGAACTCGGGCTGACTCTGGGCTCGGGCATCTACGGCGCGACCTTTTTCATGCTAACGGGCTTTCACGGCGCCCACGTGACCATGGGCGCGATCATCCTCACGGTGATGCTGGTGCGCATCCTGCGCGGGCACTTCAGCCCGGAGCAGCACTTCGGTTTCGAGGCGGCGGCCTGGTACTGGCACTTCGTCGACGTGGTGTGGATCGCGCTGTTCGTCTTCGTCTATGTGATCTAG
- a CDS encoding YheV family putative zinc ribbon protein, which translates to MSNEVSRVTTKRFIAGAVCPACSGTDCIKMWDVDGVPHRECVICGYADTLNAQGISVPMELGTRVNKVQPKPADPQVQSVQFFPNPKLKKPE; encoded by the coding sequence ATGAGCAACGAAGTATCCCGAGTCACCACCAAACGCTTCATCGCCGGGGCCGTATGCCCGGCGTGCAGCGGCACGGACTGCATCAAGATGTGGGACGTCGACGGCGTGCCGCATCGCGAGTGCGTGATCTGCGGCTACGCCGATACCCTCAACGCCCAGGGCATCTCGGTACCCATGGAGCTCGGCACGCGGGTCAACAAGGTCCAGCCCAAGCCGGCCGACCCGCAGGTGCAGTCGGTGCAGTTTTTCCCTAATCCGAAGTTGAAGAAGCCGGAATAG
- the coxB gene encoding cytochrome c oxidase subunit II — protein sequence MSRHPCIWMGLGLWAIFGQAQAAWDVNMRSGATDVSRSVFDLHMAIFWICVVIGLLVFGVMIYSMIAHRRSKRQHSAHFHENTRVEVLWTVIPLLILVGMAVPATRTLIHIYDSSESDVDVQITGYQWKWHYKYLGEDVEFFSNLTTPREQINNQAPKGEHYLLEVDEPLVIPVGAKVRFLITAADVIHSWWVPDLAVKKDAIPGFINESWTRVEQPGIYRGQCTELCGKDHGFMPVVVEVKSQEDYATWLAEKKAEAAKLAELTSKEWTLAELSERGQKVYQTACASCHQAGGEGIPPMFPALKGSAIATGDIEAHIDIVVNGKPGTAMAAFGKQLSEVDLAAVITYERNAWGNKTDDMVTPKDVLDFKQAEEATQ from the coding sequence ATGTCTCGACATCCATGCATCTGGATGGGGCTTGGGCTTTGGGCAATATTCGGCCAGGCTCAGGCGGCCTGGGACGTGAACATGCGCTCCGGTGCCACCGACGTCAGTCGGTCGGTGTTCGATCTGCACATGGCGATTTTCTGGATCTGCGTGGTCATCGGCCTGCTGGTGTTCGGCGTGATGATCTATTCGATGATCGCGCACCGCCGCTCCAAGCGTCAGCATTCCGCTCACTTCCATGAGAACACCCGCGTCGAGGTGCTCTGGACGGTCATCCCGCTGCTGATCCTGGTGGGTATGGCGGTCCCGGCGACGCGCACGCTGATCCACATCTACGACTCCAGCGAATCCGACGTCGACGTGCAGATCACCGGCTACCAGTGGAAGTGGCACTACAAGTATCTGGGCGAGGATGTGGAATTCTTCAGCAACCTCACCACGCCGCGCGAACAGATCAACAACCAGGCGCCCAAGGGCGAGCACTACCTGCTGGAAGTCGACGAGCCGCTGGTGATCCCTGTCGGCGCCAAGGTGCGCTTCCTGATCACCGCGGCCGACGTCATCCACTCCTGGTGGGTGCCGGATCTGGCGGTGAAAAAGGACGCCATCCCCGGCTTCATCAACGAATCCTGGACCCGCGTCGAGCAGCCCGGCATCTACCGCGGCCAGTGCACCGAGCTGTGCGGCAAGGACCACGGCTTCATGCCGGTGGTGGTGGAGGTCAAGTCGCAGGAGGACTACGCCACCTGGCTCGCCGAGAAGAAGGCCGAAGCCGCCAAGCTGGCCGAACTGACCAGCAAGGAATGGACGCTGGCAGAGCTCTCCGAGCGCGGCCAGAAGGTCTACCAGACCGCGTGCGCCTCCTGCCACCAGGCCGGCGGCGAAGGCATCCCGCCGATGTTCCCGGCCCTCAAGGGCTCGGCCATCGCCACCGGCGACATCGAGGCGCACATCGACATCGTGGTCAACGGCAAGCCGGGGACCGCCATGGCGGCGTTCGGCAAGCAGCTGTCGGAGGTCGATCTGGCCGCGGTCATCACCTACGAGCGCAACGCCTGGGGCAACAAGACCGACGACATGGTCACGCCGAAAGACGTGCTCGACTTCAAACAGGCCGAAGAAGCCACCCAGTAA
- a CDS encoding PA0069 family radical SAM protein has protein sequence MTLPISTPRGRGTAVNPDNRFAPMRSEAYDDGWEQDVPPTRATEVRREIAKSVLTRNQSPDVGFDRSVNPYRGCEHGCIYCFARPTHAYWDLSPGIDFETKLIAKTNLAERLEAELSKPGYVPQPIALGVNTDAYQPLEREQRLTRQALEVLLRFKHPVHIITKGSLVLRDLDLLVPLAEQRLVSVSVSLTTLDDELKRIMEPRAASPTARLRVLRTLHEAGVPVSVMCAPMIPMINDMELERMLEAAREAGARSAGYVLLRLPHEVAELFEGWLQEHFPQRAAHVMSLVRQSRGGKDYDSRFGSRMRGEGQFAQLLAQRFQLACKRLGFNRRDQNYGLDCSLFAPPGQQLSLI, from the coding sequence ATGACCCTGCCCATTTCTACACCACGCGGCCGCGGTACGGCGGTGAACCCGGACAACCGCTTCGCGCCCATGCGCAGCGAGGCCTATGACGATGGCTGGGAACAGGACGTGCCGCCGACCCGCGCCACCGAGGTGCGCCGCGAGATCGCCAAATCGGTGCTGACGCGCAACCAATCGCCGGATGTTGGCTTCGATCGCTCGGTAAATCCCTATCGCGGCTGCGAACATGGTTGCATCTACTGTTTCGCACGGCCGACGCACGCGTACTGGGATCTCTCACCCGGCATCGATTTCGAAACGAAACTGATCGCCAAGACCAACCTCGCCGAGCGGCTGGAGGCCGAGCTGAGCAAGCCGGGCTACGTGCCGCAACCGATCGCGCTGGGGGTAAACACCGATGCCTATCAGCCACTCGAGCGCGAGCAGCGGCTGACGCGCCAGGCGCTGGAAGTCCTGCTGCGTTTCAAGCACCCCGTGCACATCATCACCAAGGGTTCGCTGGTGTTGCGCGATCTCGATCTGCTGGTACCGCTGGCCGAGCAGCGGCTGGTGAGCGTGTCGGTCAGCCTCACGACCCTGGACGACGAGCTCAAACGCATCATGGAGCCACGCGCGGCCTCACCGACGGCGCGCCTACGGGTATTGCGCACGCTGCACGAAGCCGGCGTGCCGGTCAGCGTGATGTGTGCGCCGATGATTCCGATGATCAACGACATGGAGCTGGAGCGGATGCTCGAAGCCGCCCGCGAAGCCGGTGCGCGCTCCGCGGGCTACGTGCTGCTGCGCCTGCCGCATGAGGTGGCCGAGCTGTTCGAAGGTTGGCTGCAGGAGCATTTTCCGCAGCGCGCCGCCCATGTCATGAGCCTGGTACGCCAGTCGCGTGGCGGCAAGGATTACGACAGCCGCTTCGGCAGTCGCATGCGCGGTGAAGGCCAGTTCGCCCAGCTGCTGGCCCAGCGTTTTCAGCTGGCCTGCAAGCGGCTGGGTTTCAACCGACGGGATCAGAACTACGGCCTGGATTGCAGCCTTTTCGCGCCGCCTGGTCAGCAGCTGAGCCTGATCTGA
- a CDS encoding SURF1 family protein, translated as MSGFRPGLLPTLLVLAMLPVLVWLGFWQLERGEQKRELLERQEARQQAAPLAPHEIERLNDPAFARVHLQGRFDAEHSFLLDSRTRDGQVGVELLQPFHDELSGRWVMVNRGWIPWPDRRVPPAFDTPTQPLKLAAWVYVPPGKPFVFSHRTAEGWPRLINHVDIEAMWQQAGREGLIHELRLEPGPSAYRADWAITSMSPSQHLGYAVQWFALAAALLALFIYFGVHQARGKRSEHDESNPLQR; from the coding sequence ATGAGCGGCTTCAGGCCGGGGCTGCTGCCTACCCTGCTGGTGCTGGCCATGCTGCCGGTACTGGTCTGGCTGGGCTTCTGGCAGCTGGAGCGCGGCGAACAGAAGCGCGAACTGCTGGAGCGCCAGGAAGCTCGTCAGCAGGCCGCACCGCTGGCGCCGCACGAGATCGAACGGCTCAACGATCCGGCCTTCGCCCGCGTCCATCTGCAGGGTCGCTTCGATGCCGAACACAGCTTTCTGCTCGACAGCCGCACCCGCGACGGCCAGGTCGGCGTCGAGCTGCTGCAACCCTTCCATGACGAACTCAGCGGCCGCTGGGTGATGGTCAACCGCGGCTGGATTCCCTGGCCGGACCGCCGCGTGCCGCCGGCCTTCGACACGCCGACGCAGCCGTTGAAGCTCGCCGCCTGGGTCTACGTGCCGCCGGGCAAGCCATTCGTCTTCAGCCATCGCACGGCCGAGGGCTGGCCCCGGTTGATCAACCATGTGGACATCGAGGCGATGTGGCAGCAGGCCGGTCGCGAAGGCTTGATCCATGAATTGCGCCTGGAACCCGGCCCAAGCGCCTACCGCGCCGACTGGGCCATCACCAGCATGAGCCCATCACAGCACCTGGGCTATGCCGTGCAGTGGTTCGCCCTGGCGGCGGCGCTGCTGGCGCTGTTCATCTATTTCGGTGTGCATCAGGCACGGGGGAAGCGCAGTGAGCACGATGAATCCAACCCTCTCCAGCGGTGA
- a CDS encoding cytochrome c oxidase assembly protein, which translates to MNESLSTRRLVRRLVFVVIAMFGFGFLLVPIYDVMCQAFGINGKTAGAYTGVQSADEARAVRVQFLATNAADMQWQFGPQADQISVHPGASQEIRFVAYNPTDKPMTAQAIPSVSPSRAAAYFHKTECFCFTQQVLQPGERIEMPVRFIVDRDLPADVHNLTLAYTLFDITSRQPPVAANATSAPAKESLQ; encoded by the coding sequence ATGAACGAGTCCCTGTCCACTCGCCGCCTGGTCCGCCGCCTCGTATTCGTCGTGATCGCCATGTTCGGCTTTGGCTTCCTGCTGGTACCGATCTACGACGTCATGTGCCAGGCCTTCGGCATCAACGGCAAGACCGCTGGCGCCTACACTGGCGTGCAGAGCGCCGACGAGGCGCGCGCGGTGCGGGTGCAGTTCCTCGCCACCAACGCCGCCGATATGCAATGGCAGTTCGGCCCGCAGGCTGACCAGATCAGCGTGCACCCGGGCGCCAGCCAGGAGATCCGCTTCGTCGCCTACAACCCCACCGACAAGCCGATGACCGCCCAGGCGATTCCCAGCGTCTCGCCGTCGCGGGCCGCCGCCTACTTTCACAAGACCGAGTGCTTCTGCTTCACCCAGCAGGTGTTGCAGCCGGGCGAGCGCATCGAGATGCCGGTGCGGTTCATCGTCGATCGCGACCTGCCCGCCGACGTGCACAACCTGACCCTCGCCTACACGCTGTTCGACATAACGTCCCGCCAGCCGCCAGTGGCCGCCAACGCCACATCGGCCCCGGCCAAGGAGAGTCTGCAATGA
- a CDS encoding acyltransferase family protein codes for MHPTGSLHTRENNFDFLRFFAAALVLFAHSYPLVGRREDEPLTLLTGYEKGGSIAVGIFFVMSGYLIASSWLASSSPKSFLIKRALRIFPALIVAVLLSAFVIGPLVTQFDLARYLAADGTWTYLQNILLVTRYELPGVFTGNIYPDVVNGSLWTLPLEVLMYIGVMILGLTGFLKRRLIFLPIAVLAVGHFWLLGKLGIESYFIKNIFKLGLLYYSGSALFLYRDDIPWRGWIAALLFAALLATFRTDIGPLVYFVALPYLVLYLAYAPLPLISRFGKYGDFSYGLYIYAFPFQQLTIYLFGPQVGVLGLTLIAFVPTLILAALSWHLIEAPAMKLKRLFASPPQPGRATPKVEG; via the coding sequence ATGCATCCCACCGGTTCCTTACACACCCGGGAAAACAACTTCGATTTCCTGCGCTTCTTCGCCGCTGCTCTGGTGCTGTTCGCCCACAGCTACCCGCTGGTCGGCCGTCGCGAAGACGAACCACTGACGCTGCTGACCGGCTATGAGAAGGGCGGCTCGATCGCCGTCGGCATCTTCTTCGTCATGAGCGGCTACCTGATCGCCTCGTCCTGGCTGGCCAGCAGCAGTCCGAAAAGCTTTCTGATAAAGCGAGCGCTACGCATCTTTCCGGCGCTGATCGTCGCGGTATTGCTCTCGGCCTTCGTCATCGGGCCACTGGTCACGCAGTTCGACCTCGCGCGCTATCTGGCCGCCGACGGCACCTGGACCTATCTGCAGAACATCCTGCTGGTGACGCGCTACGAACTGCCCGGCGTATTCACCGGCAATATCTATCCGGACGTGGTCAACGGCTCGCTGTGGACGCTGCCGCTGGAAGTGCTGATGTACATCGGCGTGATGATTCTCGGGCTGACCGGTTTCCTCAAGCGCCGGCTGATCTTCCTGCCGATCGCCGTGCTCGCGGTCGGGCATTTCTGGCTGCTGGGCAAGCTGGGAATCGAGTCCTACTTCATCAAGAACATCTTCAAGCTCGGCCTGCTCTACTACAGCGGCTCGGCACTGTTTCTCTATCGCGACGACATCCCCTGGCGCGGCTGGATCGCGGCGCTGCTGTTCGCCGCGCTGCTGGCGACCTTCCGTACCGATATCGGCCCGCTGGTGTACTTCGTCGCGCTGCCGTACCTGGTGCTCTACCTGGCCTACGCGCCGTTGCCGCTGATCTCGCGTTTCGGCAAGTACGGCGATTTCTCCTATGGCCTGTATATCTACGCCTTCCCGTTCCAACAGCTGACCATCTACCTTTTCGGTCCGCAGGTCGGCGTGCTCGGCCTGACGCTGATCGCCTTTGTGCCGACGCTGATCCTCGCTGCGCTGTCCTGGCACCTGATCGAAGCGCCGGCGATGAAACTCAAGCGTCTGTTTGCTTCGCCACCGCAGCCGGGACGGGCGACGCCGAAGGTCGAGGGCTGA
- a CDS encoding twin transmembrane helix small protein codes for MLKAAIVLLLVATLVSLFSGLFFLVRDEGRTSRVITALFIRVTLSALTVALIGWGFYTGQLRPAFGF; via the coding sequence ATGCTCAAGGCGGCGATCGTTCTGTTGTTAGTGGCCACGCTGGTCAGTCTGTTCAGTGGGTTGTTCTTCCTCGTCAGGGATGAGGGCCGTACCTCCCGCGTGATCACGGCCCTGTTCATTCGCGTCACCCTCAGCGCGCTGACCGTTGCGCTGATCGGCTGGGGTTTCTATACGGGGCAGCTGCGCCCCGCCTTCGGTTTCTGA
- the ctaD gene encoding cytochrome c oxidase subunit I: MSAVIDDHGHVGHDHHHGPAKGLSRWLLTTNHKDIGSMYLWFSFCAFLLGGSMAMVIRAELFQPGLQIVQPEFFNQMTTMHGLIMVFGAVMPAFVGLANWMIPLMIGAPDMALPRMNNFSFWLLPAAFGLLVSTLFMEGGGPNFGWTFYAPLSTTYAPESVTFFIFAIHLMGISSIMGAINVIATILNLRAPGMTLMKMPLFVWTWLITAFLLIAVMPVLAGVVTMMLMDIHFGTSFFSAAGGGDPVLFQHVFWFFGHPEVYIMILPAFGAVSSIIPAFSRKPLFGYTSMVYATGAIAFLSFIVWAHHMFTVGIPLTGELFFMYATMLIAVPTGVKVFNWVSTMWRGSLTFEAPMLFAVAFVILFTIGGFSGLMLAIAPADFQYHDTYFVVAHFHYVLVPGAIFGIFASAYYWLPKWTGHMYDETLAKLHFWMSFVGMNLAFFPMHFVGLAGMPRRIPDYNMMFANFNMVSSVGAFMFGATQLLFLFIVIKCIRGGVPAPAKPWDGAEGLEWSVPSPAPYHTFQTPPDMSDVHEHRKGTGGELTP, from the coding sequence ATGAGTGCAGTGATCGACGACCATGGTCATGTCGGGCATGACCACCACCACGGGCCGGCGAAGGGGCTCTCGCGCTGGCTGCTGACCACCAACCACAAGGACATCGGCTCGATGTATCTGTGGTTCAGCTTCTGCGCGTTCCTGCTCGGCGGCTCGATGGCGATGGTGATCCGCGCCGAACTGTTCCAGCCGGGGCTGCAGATCGTGCAGCCGGAATTCTTCAACCAGATGACCACCATGCACGGCCTGATAATGGTCTTCGGCGCGGTGATGCCGGCCTTCGTCGGCCTGGCCAACTGGATGATCCCGCTGATGATCGGCGCGCCGGACATGGCGCTGCCGCGGATGAACAACTTCAGCTTCTGGCTGCTGCCGGCGGCCTTCGGCCTGCTGGTGAGCACGCTGTTCATGGAAGGCGGCGGACCGAACTTTGGCTGGACCTTCTATGCGCCGCTATCGACGACCTACGCGCCGGAGTCGGTGACCTTCTTCATCTTCGCCATCCACCTGATGGGCATCAGCTCGATCATGGGCGCGATCAACGTGATCGCCACCATCCTCAACCTGCGCGCGCCAGGCATGACGCTGATGAAGATGCCGCTGTTCGTCTGGACCTGGCTGATCACCGCCTTCCTCCTGATCGCGGTGATGCCGGTGCTGGCGGGCGTGGTGACCATGATGCTGATGGACATCCATTTCGGCACCAGCTTCTTCAGCGCCGCCGGCGGTGGCGACCCGGTGCTGTTCCAGCACGTGTTCTGGTTCTTCGGCCACCCCGAGGTGTACATCATGATCCTGCCGGCGTTCGGCGCGGTCAGCTCGATCATCCCGGCGTTCAGCCGCAAGCCGCTGTTCGGCTACACCTCGATGGTCTACGCCACCGGCGCCATCGCCTTCCTCTCCTTCATCGTCTGGGCACACCACATGTTCACCGTCGGCATTCCGCTGACCGGCGAGCTGTTCTTCATGTACGCGACCATGCTGATCGCCGTGCCCACCGGGGTGAAGGTGTTCAACTGGGTGTCGACCATGTGGCGCGGCTCGCTGACCTTCGAGGCGCCGATGCTGTTCGCCGTGGCCTTCGTCATCCTCTTCACCATCGGCGGCTTCTCCGGGCTGATGCTGGCCATTGCCCCGGCGGACTTCCAGTACCACGACACCTACTTCGTGGTGGCGCACTTCCACTACGTGCTGGTGCCGGGGGCGATCTTCGGCATCTTCGCCTCGGCCTACTACTGGCTGCCGAAGTGGACCGGGCACATGTACGACGAAACCCTGGCCAAGCTGCATTTCTGGATGAGTTTTGTCGGTATGAACCTGGCGTTCTTCCCGATGCACTTCGTCGGCCTGGCCGGCATGCCGCGGCGCATCCCTGACTACAACATGATGTTCGCCAACTTCAACATGGTCTCCAGCGTCGGCGCCTTCATGTTCGGCGCCACGCAGCTGCTGTTCCTGTTCATCGTCATCAAATGCATCCGCGGTGGCGTGCCGGCACCGGCCAAACCCTGGGACGGCGCCGAGGGCCTGGAATGGAGCGTGCCGTCGCCGGCGCCCTACCACACCTTCCAGACGCCGCCGGACATGAGCGATGTGCACGAACACCGCAAGGGCACCGGCGGGGAGCTGACGCCGTGA
- a CDS encoding DUF1835 domain-containing protein: MLHLTCGDLAGDSVRALLARHEPDVKVRVLRDDLAVGPLSDVDSAPCAARAAFWEQVWPAEVTPRPAFANDLAADALWLAELPSPAPAVTVWHGDSASEQLLLARIAAALHGSRCELYEVPCGTGDSRAGQRKAVSMHSPDALAALYHPQAVSAARQAELAAVWHEQCAGSHEIRRWYEGSFRGEDYRLIDAALVAASPDKFAPLARAMAEVMGHCDGFFATDFFLYWRARELAAAAQLELLGDPVAGYRDLQVRRLG; the protein is encoded by the coding sequence GTGCTGCACCTGACCTGCGGCGATCTGGCTGGCGACAGCGTGCGTGCGCTGCTGGCCAGGCACGAGCCCGATGTAAAGGTGCGGGTATTGCGCGACGACCTGGCCGTCGGGCCTTTGAGCGACGTGGACAGCGCACCTTGCGCTGCTCGCGCCGCATTCTGGGAACAGGTCTGGCCCGCTGAGGTGACTCCGCGCCCGGCCTTCGCCAACGATCTGGCGGCTGATGCACTCTGGCTAGCCGAGCTACCCAGCCCCGCCCCGGCCGTGACGGTCTGGCACGGCGACAGCGCATCCGAACAACTGCTGCTGGCGCGGATCGCCGCGGCGCTGCATGGCTCCCGCTGCGAGTTGTACGAAGTCCCCTGCGGCACCGGAGACAGCCGCGCCGGACAGCGCAAGGCGGTATCCATGCATTCACCCGACGCGCTCGCGGCGCTCTACCATCCCCAGGCCGTTTCGGCAGCACGCCAGGCCGAACTCGCCGCGGTCTGGCACGAGCAATGTGCCGGCTCGCATGAAATTCGCCGCTGGTATGAGGGTTCGTTTCGGGGCGAAGACTATCGGCTGATCGACGCGGCGCTGGTCGCTGCCAGCCCCGACAAATTCGCTCCGCTGGCGCGTGCAATGGCCGAGGTAATGGGCCATTGCGATGGTTTCTTCGCCACCGATTTCTTTCTCTACTGGCGCGCTCGCGAGCTGGCCGCTGCTGCGCAGCTGGAATTACTGGGCGATCCCGTAGCCGGCTACCGTGACCTGCAGGTACGCCGCCTCGGCTAA